The nucleotide window CAATTGCGCCATTAAGAGAGCATTTTAAAATCCCTATAATAGGCATGGAGCCAGCCATAAAACCTGCATTAAACGCCACAAAATCAAAAGCTCTTTTATTAGCCACACCAGTTACAATAGCTGGTAAAAAGCTAGACAACCTGATAGCTTTAACAAACAATGCCGATAACCTAATAAAAGTAGCACTGCCAAAGCTTGTAGAATTTGCCGAAAATGGGGAATTTGCATCAGAGAGATTAAAGGAGTATTTAAAAGCACAACTTGAAAAAATAGGGCAAAAAGTGGATAGCGTGGTGCTTGGTTGCACCCATTTTAACTATTTTAAAGATACAATTTTAGATGTACTTGAGGGTGTTAAATTTTATGACGGAAATCAAGGTACAATAAACCGCCTATTAAACCAAATAACACCAGAATATCACGATGTCAACACTAGCACAAGGGTGAGATATTTTTACTCCTCAAACGAGATAAAAGATAAGAGCGAACTAGCTAAAATATCAATGCTTCTTGATAGGTTAAATTTAATGAGTAAAATATAGAATATTTAAATTAAAAATAAGTCTTCGCAAAAAAGAATTAATCATGATTTAAATTTTAAAAGATAAATACAAAATGGTGCCTGAGGTCGGACTCGAACCGACACAAGGTTGCCCTTACCAGATTTTGAGTCTGGCGCGTCTACCAGTTTCACCACTCAGGCATTTTAGCACCATATAAATGATGCTAAATCAATATTAAATAATTATAGATAAATTACTTTTTCTTAGCTTTTTTAGAAGCAGCAACAGCGTCTTTTAGCTTCTTGCCTACTTTAAATTTAACAGCTTTGCTAGCTGGAACATCTATTGTCTTATCAGTGCCTGGCACACGAGCTTTACGAGCAGCTCTTTCAGATACATCAAAAGTGCCAAAACCGATAAAACTTACATTATCGCCAGCTACTAATGTATCTTCGATAACCTCTAATGTAGCGTCGACTACTTTTAGGGTGTCTTTTTTAGATAGTCCTGCCTTCTCGGCAACAGCTTGGATAAACTCAGCTTTTTTCATAGCTTGTCCTTAAAAATGAAGTAATATGGCTTTATTCTACAATATTTTTTAAAGAATTACAATAGTTTTTTAGCTAAAATTTGAAAAAATACGCCATTTTTAGCTATTTTTGACTATTTCTAGCACTACTTCAGTCTTTAAACCACTCTTTATAATCTCCTTTAAAGCTAAATTTTCAAGTTTTAACCCCATGAGATCATCAGTATTTTTTACCTCATTTTTAGCCATAGCTTGCAAAACTTCACCTCTATAATGCTTTGCATAGTGGCTAACAACCTTTCCTTCACTTATAAATTTAAACGTAATATAGGGCTGTTTAAGTTTGTAAAATTTTGCGTAAAATCCAGCCCTTAAATCCAGCACGTCTTCACCCAAAAGCCACTCGTCAATCGCCTTGCTAAAATGCTTTGCGTAAAAGCTCTCAAGTGCCACTCCGCGCACCCTTTCACCCTGCTTAAGTTTATAATAAGGAAGCAAATCAGACGCTAAAACTGGTCCAAATAAATTTGAAAATATCATCACGTTTTTATCTATCCACTCCTTAGCTGCCTCATCTAGTAAGCGATATTTAAGCGCTGCATACGCCACCCCATCATACCTTAATATAGCCTTCAAACAGCCTTTTGTTCCTAAATCACAGAGCAAATCCTCATCTATATGCTTTGTACCAAACATAGATAAAATCTCGTCAGTATTGCCGCTATTTATAACGCTATTATATAAATTTATAGCCTCCTTGCGAAACTCAAATAAAGAAGGAAAGCTAAAGCAATCTACGTTTAAAGCAACATCGCTCACATCAAAGACTTTAGCCTCACTAGGCGAAAACAAAACTCTCATATCAAGCTCCTAAAAATTTATCCCTAATAATACTAAATAAATTTAAATTTTAGCCGATTTGGTAAAAACGGAACTATTTTTGCTTAAGGCTTAAACAAAGAGATAAAAAGGGAAAAATATGCGAATTACCACACAGATGAAATTTCAAAAATCCGTAGCAGATTACCAGTACGGAATGAGCCAAATCCAAAAGTACAATAATCAAATCTCAAGCGGAACAAAGATAAGCAACTCATTTGAAGATGCGTCTGTGTATAATGACGGAATGAGGCTTGATTACGAGATAGTCTCGCTAGAGCAGGTGGTCGACGCTACGCAAAAATCTGTAAATTTTAGCCAAAACTCAGACCAATCATTGCAAGAGTTTAGCAAGCAGCTTGAACGCTTCAAAGTCAAGCTAGCCCAAGCTGCATCTGACGTACATGACGTAACCTCTCGTATGGCTATAGCGCAGGATTTAGAGGGCATTAGAGACTACCTTATAAATATAGCAAACACCTCCATAAATGGGCAATTTCTCTTTTCTGGTAGCACAGTAAATATAAAGCCTATAAATGGAAATGGCGATTATATGGGAAACGACGAGACTATGAAAGCCAAAGCTGGCTCACAGATAGATCTGCCGTTTAATATAAGCGGTAAGGAGCTATTTAAAGGTACCGACACCGACTACCGCAGACATCTAACCACAAACGTAAGCCTCATAGATCAGACAAAAAAAGACTCAGACGATGCGCCAAAATTTCTAACAGAAAGCAGCCGCATAGTCGACATGATCGGCAAAAACTATATCATACCAAAAGATAGAGAAAAGATAAACTACGATTATGATTTTTTACCAAATGAACAAAATAAATACCCAGATACGTTTTTTTACCTGCAGGGCAGAAAGCCTGATGGCACTAGCTTTACTAGCAAATTTCAGCTTACTTCAGATACGACAATACAAGGACTCATGGATAAAATAGGTAGGGAATTTGGTAACGATGAACGAGATAAAGTAGTCGACGTAACACTAAATGCCGACGGACAAATAAATGTAACAGATCTAACACGTGGAAATAACTTCATAGACTTTCATCTAGTAGCAGCCACTGAACAGGTAAACGACAAAGAAAGCGCAGCTCAAACCGTTAAGGATGACGTAGCGTTTTACCAAAATAAAGCGGCTAATAGCAAACGCTCAATAGCAGACTCAAATAGCCTGCAAGCCTTAGAGGAAAACGTAAAAAAATATCAAAATGACCCTGCAAATAGAATTTACGTCATGGATTTTACACAAAATGCCTACAAGGATATGACAGGCAACGAAACAAACGCTTATGATTTTGATAAAGTCCGATTTAATGCACAAGACAGCAAGCTAACAAGCAACATCTCTCAAGTTATAAGATCAAATAATAAATACGCCACAGAAGACACCCCACTAGCAATGACTGCTGGGACAAATACGCTCTATAAAGACGTGCGTGGCAACGACATAGCTGGGCTTTATAACATAGACGGAGAGTCCATAAAAATAAATGTAAAATCAAGAAGTGGCGAAGTATACGACCTAACTGTTAGATTTACAGCTGATGGAGCAAAGCTTGATTATACTACAAATGTAAAAAATGGCGCAGGTCAATACGTGCCTTTACCAACTCGTTCTGAGACTGGTATAACTATAATGCAAAGTAATGAATTTATGACTAGGGCGCATAATAATAATGCCACAGCTCACTCCACGCCAAATAGAGAATTTACATACAGGCAGTTAAATGACATCATCGCTATGGCTGCAAGTGGACGCATAGAGCAGTTGCAAAAAGATAACTACGATAGCTATGCCGCAAACATAATCGCAGCAAAAGATAGCGTAGATGTACGGCTAAATGAATTTGGCAAGATAGAGCTAATAGACAAAAGTCTATCCGTAACTCCTATTGAACTATCTGTTTATAGCGGCAAAGAGACAACTGAAGCAGTAATTGTCAGGTATGAAAATGGCATAGCCATAACAGAAAACGTAAACACCCGCTTTAAAGGCGACTCTACCACAGGGCAGGGCAGGGGCTCAACATTTAGTTTTATGGAAAATAATGCCATAGAAATAGACGAGCCGAGCATAGATATTTTTAAAGACTTAAACAAAATGATAGAGGCGGTAAAAGGTGGCTATTACCGCGCAAGCAACGAGCATAAAGACCCTAGAAATACTGGGATTCAGGGTGCACTTGAGCGGATTGATCATATAATGGATCATATCCATAAGCAAGAGACGGTGCTAGGTTCGTATACTAACTCCCTAAAAGACACCCAGCACCGCGCAGAAATCATGATAGTAAACGTCTCAAGCGTAAAATCTGATCTAGTGGATACAGATTATGGCAAAGCCTATCTAGCACTAAATCAGCACATGATGGCGTATCAAGCCATACTACAAGCCAGCGCAAAGATAAACCAACTAAGCTTGCTAAACTATATGTAATCCTACCTAAGCCTCTATTTTGCCCCTTAAATTCGTTAAAATTTGGGGGTATCTTTTTTAAATTTAAGCTATTTTTTAGTATAATTTTTCTTATTTTTATCACAAGGAATTACCATTTTAAAACGCATATCTTTTATTATTTTATTTGGTTTTTTGATATTTTTTGCACTCTCATCACTGCTTCCTAGTGCCGAATTTGTCGGAGCTTGGGGAAAGACTTTAGGTGGAATAAATTTAAAATATTTTGGCATTCTTGGATACGCATATCCTCTATTATTGCCTATATTTTTGATAGCCACTTTTAAAAACCCATCAAGCCTCAGACTTTGGCAGTGCGGCATAGGCGGAGTGCTTTTATTCTTTGCAGCCCTTAGCGCTACTGCTATGATTGGCGTGCAAAATGCTGGGCTTATAGCAAGTGCGATGACAAACGTTTTGCAAGCCCTAATAGGCAAAGTAGGGCAGTTGGTCATAACGCTAATTATCACGCTTTTAGCTACTCTTTTAATACTAGATGAAGTGCAGTTAAAGACTTTAAAGTCACGGTTTAAATTTAATAATCTTATGCAAAAAACAGCCAAAAAACAGCCAAAAAAAGATGACGAAGAAAGCGTAGAAATATTTGAGAAAAAAGAGGATATTGTCGTACTTGGGGATACATTTGATGAGCCCGATTATGAGGATGAGACGGATCTTAGCGAGGAAAGCATTGAGGATTATGAATACCTAAAACAATCAAATTTAACGCAAGAAATTTATACAAGTGGCGACGAGGCCGCTGATATGTGGCTAGCGCAAAAAGAGCAACAAACACAAAAAAAAGAGCCAAAAGAAAAAATAGTCGAAATGATAAAACAACCAGAAAATAAGCCACAAATAGCTCAAGATATTAAGCCTGAACCAGTAATAAAAATCATACAATCAGATAAACCAGCCCCTAAACAGCCCCTAAAAAACAGCTCAGTAGAGATATTAAACGAGGTCGTAGAAAATAAAGCCTTGCTAGCCCAAATAGAAAAGGGCGAAGTGGCAAAGCCAAAGGACTTCTCGCTGCCACCACTTAAATTCCTAGCTGACCCACCAAAGAGAGCAAGCCATATAAACGAAGCGGAGATAGATCAGAAAATATCAGACCTATTAGAAAAGCTGCGTCGCTTTAAAATCGATGGCGACGTGGTACGTACCTACACAGGCCCTATTGTTACCACCTTTGAATTTCGCCCAGCGCCACACATAAAAGTGAGTAAAATTCTCACTCTCCAAGACGACTTAGCCATGGCTTTACGTGCGCAGACCATACGCATACAAGCCCCTATCCCTGGCAAAGATGTCGTGGGCATAGAAGTGCCAAACGCAGACACACAGACCATATATTTAAAAGAGATCTTGCAAAGCGAAGCGTATCAAACAGCCAAAAGCCCGCTCACTCTAGCCCTAGGCAAGGACATAGTCGGAGAGCCTTTTGTAACGGATCTTAAAAAGCTTCCGCACCTACTCATCGCTGGTACGACTGGTAGCGGTAAAAGCGTAGGGATAAACGCCATGCTTTTAAGCCTGCTTTATCGCAATTCGCCAAAGACTTTGCGACTGATGATGATTGACCCAAAAATGCTTGAGTTTAGCATCTATAACGACATACCGCACCTACTAACGCCAGTCATCACGCAGGCAAAACAGGCCATCACAGCCCTATCAAATATGGTCGCTGAAATGGAGCGTCGCTACGCTGTGATGAGCCACACACGCACCAAAAATATAGAAAGCTATAATGACAAAATGCGCTCTGAAGGTGGCGAGGAGATGCCTTATATCGTCGTAATCATCGACGAGCTTGCGGATTTGATGATGACTGGGGGTAAGGACGTGGAGTTTTACATCTCGCGTCTAGCGCAGATGGCAAGAGCTAGTGGCATACACCTAATAGTCGCCACCCAGCGCCCAAGCGTAGATGTGGTAACTGGCGTACTAAAGGCAAACCTGCCTAGCCGCATAGCCTTTAGGGTAGGGCAGAAAATAGACAGCAAAGTCATCATAGACCAAACTGGCGCAGATAGCCTGCTAGGACGTGGAGATATGCTATTTACTCCGCCCGCTAGCTCGCGACTCGTCAGGCTTCACGCGCCATTTGCGAGCGAGGCTGAGATAGAAAAGATAGTCGAGTTTTTAAAAGCCCAGCAAGAGGTCGTCTATGATGAAAAATTCCTAGCCGATGCTAGTGGCGATAGCGGCGTGGCTGGTAGCACTAGCGTGGCTGGCGATTTAGACGAGCTGTATGAAGAGGCAAAGGCAGTGGTGCTAAATGAGCGAAAAACGAGCATAAGCTACTTGCAAAGGCGCATAGGCGTGGGCTATAACCGAGCCGCAAACATCATAGAACAGCTCGAGCGTATGGGAGTACTAAGTGCAGCTGATAGCAGGGGACAGCGCGAGATAATAGGGGGCTAGGCGTGTATGAAGAGAGCAGTAGGCATATTCGTTTTTTAGACCAGGAGTATGAATTTATGCAGATAGAGGAGCTTAAAAAGCTACTTAAAGACGCAAAAAACACTCAAGATAAGAACAAAGATGACAAAAGCGATAAAAAAGCTTAGCTTAAATTTAGCCTATTTTGGCTAAAATTAGGGACTAAACTACCATTTTAAAAGGCTAAAAATGTTTAACAACAATGAAAACAATCAGACAATAAATACAATAACAGGCATGGTTTCAGATTTAATACAAAAGTACGAGGAGCTAAAGTACGAAAACGAGCTTTTGCATAATGAGATAGTTACACTAAAAGCGCAAGATGAGGCAAAGACTAATCAGATATTTCGCCTAGAAGACGAACTAAGCCGCAAAAATATAGAATCTGAAGACGTAATGGAAAAAATTAAAGCTGTCTTAGGCAAATAATGAAAACAATCACGCTTACCATATCCTCAAAGGACTACACAGTAAGGCTTGAGGATGACTTTTACATCGCCTTTGAGAGAGACTGGAGAGATATATTAGGCGGTAAGCGATTTTTAGAGCCAAAAGACCTATTAAACGCATTTGTCAAAAAGAGCTTTGACGCATATTCAAACGAAATGGCTTTAAAAGAGCTTTGCAAAAGCATCTCTGAAGTAACTGGAAATACCCAAAATGATAGTAGATATGAAAGCGAGATAGAACGTGGCGATGACACCGCAAGCAAAGACGCCAGCAATGACGATTACAGCAATATTAATTATGGCTTTGCTAGCGATATGTATGATGATAAATTTAATAATAAGCCTTTACAAGAAGTTCAACACGAAGCACAAAATAAAAACAAAAGCGACGATCATTTTTTAGAATTTCAAGATAAAAAAAACGCCCAAATCGTAGCAGATGAGCGCTTTGAAAATGAAAGCTTTGAGCTATCTTTAAAAGATGATTTTAAAGATTTAGACGATGATTTACAAAGCAATCAAACCATATCACCTAGCACAGAACAAGACTCTAAAAAAGATATAAGCTTTACCCAAAATTCACCAGGATATGAGCCACTTAGTCAGATAGATTTAGTAAGTGATATGTACATAAAAGAGCTAAAAGAACCAGTTTCGCTTGTTTCACTAGGACACAAGGGTGTAACAGTAACTCTACCATTATCAAATAATCCGCCCCTGACATCAGAATGTGCGGCAAATACGCCCCTTAGCGAGCTTTCAAAGGCAGATAAAATGTCTATGACTCACATTGATTTATTATCTGATAAAAAGGATAAATTCTTTGGGGATTTTTTTGACAATCTATCAATTAAAAAGAGCGATTAAAGCCTTAGTTATGATAAAATTTAATGCGACAAAAAGGGCATTTTCTCTTTTGGAGATAATTATTGCGATAGTGATTTTAGGCACCTTGCTTTTTATGGCGCTTCCTAAGTTTTACATAGGGCAGGATGACGCAAAGCTAGCCCTCGCAAAATCTCAAGTCGCTGCAGTAATCTCAGGTATATCAGTCTATCACTCAAACGCAATTTTAAGTAATCAAAAAAGTACCTACCCAAATCTAAAAAGCTCAGACTCAAGACTTTTTCAAAGCGTGATAAAAGGCGGAATAGCAAGTGATAATACCGAGGGCTGGAGAGCCATTGACGATACGACTTTTATCTACTCTTTAGCAGGAGAGCGTGCGGTATTTAGCTATGACCCAATTAGTGGAGATTTTGATTGCGCCCCAGAAAATAGCGACAGGAAGGGGCTTTGCAAGGCTTTGCTTGAGTAATTTTTATAAAGTAGCCATACTAGGCAGAAGTCTTGGACTACTCACCTACCACAGCGATGAGGAGATAGCTGAGTTTTGCGAAGTTATCGTACCGCTTCAACGTTCTAAGGTCAAAGGCTATGTGATAAATAAATGCGAAAAACCAGAGTTTAAAACCCTAGCTATACAGCAAGTTACTGGCGAATTTTTACTACCCCATCAAATAGAGCTTGCTAAATTTATCAGCTATTATTACACAGCACCCATAGCGATTTCACTAGGACTTTTTGAGCCGACAAATGGCTCTTTGGCTCTAGAATTAACACAAAAAAGCATAATAACTCCAACACTAAGCCAAAATCAAAACGAAGCTTTTAAATTTATAAAAGCACACAACTCAAGCCTACTTTTTGGCGATACTGGCAGCGGAAAGAGTGAAATTTATATCTCAGTCATAGCAGAGGCGATAAAAGATAAAAAAACGGCACTATTTTTAATGCCAGAAATCTCCCTCACACCACAAATGAGCAAAAGGCTAAAGGCGCATTTTGGAGATAGCGTGGCGATATGGCACAGTAAAGTAAGTCCAAAAAATAAGCAAAAAATTCTAAAAGGCATACAAAGTGGCGAGATAGCATTAGTGGCTGGGGCTAGATCTGCGCTGTTTTTACCCATGCCAAATCTTGGGCTAATAATAGTTGATGAGGAGCATGACGATAGCTACAAAAGCGCCACCGCCCGCCCACACTACAATGCACGCGATCTAGCCCTATACCTAAGCCAAAAGCAGGACATACAGGTAGTGCTAGGCTCTGCTACACCGAGTATAACAAGCGCAGCAAAATTACCTACCTTTAGGCTAAAAGGCACGTATCACAAAAGCGAAAAAAGTTATATTTTTGACGATAGCGAAACTGGATTAAGCCAGGCTTTGCTAGGCGAAATAGCAAAAAGTCTAGCCCAAAAAAGACAGGTCATTATATGCGTGCCGACTAGAGCAAATTTTAAATATCTCATATGCAAGTCCTGCTCAAACACTATAAAATGCCCATTTTGCGCAGTTGGCATGAGTCTTTATAAAAACACAAACAAGCTAAAATGCCAGTATTGCGGATACACGGAGGCTAAGCCAACAACATGCAGTGCGTGTGGCTCTAATATGATAGAGGCAAAAAAAATAGGTACTGAGGAGATAATGCAAAGGCTAAAAGAGCAGTTTGCAGGCGCAAGGATAGCAAAATTTGACCGAGACGAAATAACCACGCAAAAAAAGCTAGAAAGCGCACTAAAAGACTTTAACGAACACAAAATCGACATTTTAGTCGGCACGCAAATGCTAAGCAAGGGACATGATTATCACAACGTCGACCTAGCCGTCATCGCTGGCATAGATGAGCTACTTAACTACCCTGATTTTAGAGCCAGAGAGCGCACTCTGGCACTTGCTATGCAAGTAGCTGGCAGGGCTGGCAGGGCTGGGCAGGGGCGCGTAGTGGTGCAGACTAGACAGCCTGAGTTTTTTGCTAGCTACATTAACGATTATGATAAATTTATAGCCGATGAGACAATTTTTAGAAACCCATTATATCCCCCGTTTGCTAGGCTTTTACGCATAATTATCACTCATAAAGATAGCTCCTTAGCCGAAAATATCATGCTAGAGTGCGTAAAAACCACTAAAGCCTATGAGGACATAGAGCTAATCGGATACGGAAAATGCGCGATAGAGTATATAGGTGGCATTTATCGCTTTGAAATTTTACTTAGAGCGAGCTCTCATCAAAGCCTTTTAAGCCTAGCAAGAGGGTGCGACAAGCCAAATATAGACATTGATATTGATCCAATAAACTTCTCCTAACCTTTAAATTTGCACCTGTTTGAAGCGCTTATAATCTTTTCATAACCTTAAATTTAATATAATTATTCAAATTTAATCCAAGGCAAAAATGTGCAAAGATACCCAACCAAACAGATAAAAATTCGCGATGTAAAAATAGGCGGCGACGCCCCCATATCAGTGCAATCAATGACATTTTCAAAGACAAAGGACATAGCTGGCACGCTAGAGCAGATCAACAGGCTTTATTTTGCTGGGGCTGACATCGTCCGCTGTGCCGTCTTTGACAAAGAGGACGCTGCGGCGCTAAAAGAGATAGTAAAATCCAGCCCCCTGCCAGTCGTAGCGGACATTCACTTTAACTATCGCTACGCACTCATAGTCGCCGAGTATGTCGATGCGGTGCGGATAAATCCAGGCAACATCGGCTCAAAAGAACGCATAAAAGCCGTGGTGCAGGCGTGTCAGGAGCGGGACATCCCCATACGCATAGGGGTAAATTCAGGCTCGCTTGAGGAGCAGTTTGAGCGAAAATACGGCAGGAGCGTCGAAGCTATGGTGCAAAGCGGACTATATAACATAGGCTTGCTTGAGGATTTTGGCTTTGAAAATATCAAAATCTCGCTTAAATCAAGCGACGTGGCTCGCACGATGGCGGCATATCGTGCTCTGCGTCCGCTCACGCCATATCCCTTTCACCTAGGCGTTACCGAGGCTGGGACTAGCTTTCACGCTACGATTAAATCCGCAATCGCGCTTGGCGGGCTTTTGCTTGAAGGCATAGGCGATACGATGCGAGTGAGCATCACAGGCGAGCTAGAAGAGGAGATAAAAGTCGCCAAAGCCATACTAAAAGATAGCGGGCGGCAAAAAGAGGGGCTAAATATCATCTCCTGCCCGACCTGCGGGCGACTGCAGGCAAATTTAATGCAGGCAGTAAAAATCGTCGAAGAAAAGACAAAGCACATAAAAGAGCCGCTAAATGTAAGCGTAATGGGCTGCGTGGTAAATGCCATAGGCGAAGCAAAGGGCGCTGATGTGGCTATTGCCTTTGGCAAAGGAAACGGGCTAGTGATGCGTCGTGGCGAAATCGTAGCAAGGCTGCCAGAGAG belongs to Campylobacter sp. 19-13652 and includes:
- a CDS encoding flagellin, translating into MRITTQMKFQKSVADYQYGMSQIQKYNNQISSGTKISNSFEDASVYNDGMRLDYEIVSLEQVVDATQKSVNFSQNSDQSLQEFSKQLERFKVKLAQAASDVHDVTSRMAIAQDLEGIRDYLINIANTSINGQFLFSGSTVNIKPINGNGDYMGNDETMKAKAGSQIDLPFNISGKELFKGTDTDYRRHLTTNVSLIDQTKKDSDDAPKFLTESSRIVDMIGKNYIIPKDREKINYDYDFLPNEQNKYPDTFFYLQGRKPDGTSFTSKFQLTSDTTIQGLMDKIGREFGNDERDKVVDVTLNADGQINVTDLTRGNNFIDFHLVAATEQVNDKESAAQTVKDDVAFYQNKAANSKRSIADSNSLQALEENVKKYQNDPANRIYVMDFTQNAYKDMTGNETNAYDFDKVRFNAQDSKLTSNISQVIRSNNKYATEDTPLAMTAGTNTLYKDVRGNDIAGLYNIDGESIKINVKSRSGEVYDLTVRFTADGAKLDYTTNVKNGAGQYVPLPTRSETGITIMQSNEFMTRAHNNNATAHSTPNREFTYRQLNDIIAMAASGRIEQLQKDNYDSYAANIIAAKDSVDVRLNEFGKIELIDKSLSVTPIELSVYSGKETTEAVIVRYENGIAITENVNTRFKGDSTTGQGRGSTFSFMENNAIEIDEPSIDIFKDLNKMIEAVKGGYYRASNEHKDPRNTGIQGALERIDHIMDHIHKQETVLGSYTNSLKDTQHRAEIMIVNVSSVKSDLVDTDYGKAYLALNQHMMAYQAILQASAKINQLSLLNYM
- a CDS encoding HU family DNA-binding protein, whose amino-acid sequence is MKKAEFIQAVAEKAGLSKKDTLKVVDATLEVIEDTLVAGDNVSFIGFGTFDVSERAARKARVPGTDKTIDVPASKAVKFKVGKKLKDAVAASKKAKKK
- a CDS encoding type II secretion system protein, which produces MIKFNATKRAFSLLEIIIAIVILGTLLFMALPKFYIGQDDAKLALAKSQVAAVISGISVYHSNAILSNQKSTYPNLKSSDSRLFQSVIKGGIASDNTEGWRAIDDTTFIYSLAGERAVFSYDPISGDFDCAPENSDRKGLCKALLE
- the ispG gene encoding flavodoxin-dependent (E)-4-hydroxy-3-methylbut-2-enyl-diphosphate synthase gives rise to the protein MQRYPTKQIKIRDVKIGGDAPISVQSMTFSKTKDIAGTLEQINRLYFAGADIVRCAVFDKEDAAALKEIVKSSPLPVVADIHFNYRYALIVAEYVDAVRINPGNIGSKERIKAVVQACQERDIPIRIGVNSGSLEEQFERKYGRSVEAMVQSGLYNIGLLEDFGFENIKISLKSSDVARTMAAYRALRPLTPYPFHLGVTEAGTSFHATIKSAIALGGLLLEGIGDTMRVSITGELEEEIKVAKAILKDSGRQKEGLNIISCPTCGRLQANLMQAVKIVEEKTKHIKEPLNVSVMGCVVNAIGEAKGADVAIAFGKGNGLVMRRGEIVARLPESELVERFLLEVDDEIKSREAK
- a CDS encoding YaaA family protein, with the protein product MRVLFSPSEAKVFDVSDVALNVDCFSFPSLFEFRKEAINLYNSVINSGNTDEILSMFGTKHIDEDLLCDLGTKGCLKAILRYDGVAYAALKYRLLDEAAKEWIDKNVMIFSNLFGPVLASDLLPYYKLKQGERVRGVALESFYAKHFSKAIDEWLLGEDVLDLRAGFYAKFYKLKQPYITFKFISEGKVVSHYAKHYRGEVLQAMAKNEVKNTDDLMGLKLENLALKEIIKSGLKTEVVLEIVKNS
- a CDS encoding primosomal protein N', yielding MSNFYKVAILGRSLGLLTYHSDEEIAEFCEVIVPLQRSKVKGYVINKCEKPEFKTLAIQQVTGEFLLPHQIELAKFISYYYTAPIAISLGLFEPTNGSLALELTQKSIITPTLSQNQNEAFKFIKAHNSSLLFGDTGSGKSEIYISVIAEAIKDKKTALFLMPEISLTPQMSKRLKAHFGDSVAIWHSKVSPKNKQKILKGIQSGEIALVAGARSALFLPMPNLGLIIVDEEHDDSYKSATARPHYNARDLALYLSQKQDIQVVLGSATPSITSAAKLPTFRLKGTYHKSEKSYIFDDSETGLSQALLGEIAKSLAQKRQVIICVPTRANFKYLICKSCSNTIKCPFCAVGMSLYKNTNKLKCQYCGYTEAKPTTCSACGSNMIEAKKIGTEEIMQRLKEQFAGARIAKFDRDEITTQKKLESALKDFNEHKIDILVGTQMLSKGHDYHNVDLAVIAGIDELLNYPDFRARERTLALAMQVAGRAGRAGQGRVVVQTRQPEFFASYINDYDKFIADETIFRNPLYPPFARLLRIIITHKDSSLAENIMLECVKTTKAYEDIELIGYGKCAIEYIGGIYRFEILLRASSHQSLLSLARGCDKPNIDIDIDPINFS
- the murI gene encoding glutamate racemase, yielding MVGIFDSGLGGLSVLELALRTAELKNERFLYYADREHVPYGTKEQEQIIKYSINATDFLISQGAKSVIVACNTATSAAIAPLREHFKIPIIGMEPAIKPALNATKSKALLLATPVTIAGKKLDNLIALTNNADNLIKVALPKLVEFAENGEFASERLKEYLKAQLEKIGQKVDSVVLGCTHFNYFKDTILDVLEGVKFYDGNQGTINRLLNQITPEYHDVNTSTRVRYFYSSNEIKDKSELAKISMLLDRLNLMSKI